The genomic window ATATTTCTTCTCTGATCCTGTCTGATACACTTCTGTAGTATTCCTTGTCCATAGGTACGAAGTGTACTTCTTGCTCTGCGTTTTCCGCAATATCTTTGGCTATTGTAATTGGCATCGCTGCGTGTATTCCTAGTTCGCGGGCATCATAGCTGCATGTTGAGACAGCACCCGAGTCTTCGCTTCTACCTGAATAAACACATACGACTACAGGACCTTCCATGTCTTTCCTGTTTTTCTCTACTGATGCGTAGAATGCATCCATGTCGATATGTAAAACGGTTTTTTCCCTTGTCATAGGAGAAGTATCTGGTTTCTAGATTTAAACCCGTTGAAGATTTAATCAGTAGTTATGTCCGAGCAGAAGTTCCTGTTAGACTGCGGTAGATTGGAAGATTATCTGGATAAAGAGCTTGTAATCAGCATTAACAGGATGGTTACTGAGACTGAAGAGGAGAGACAGAGGTTGAAGGAGAATGATGAGTTAAGCTCGGAAGAGTTCTCAGATTTTATTTCACTGTTTAGAGAGGGTCGTGATATCGAGTTTTCGAGAAACGAGGACTATCACCAGGTTATTAATGAGGGAATTCTGGGCAACCTGTTTGAAAATATTCTTTTCATGGAGTGTAGACAGAACTCCGGTCTTATCCATTTGACTGCTTTTATAGTGAAGACTTTAGCGGAGTCTCAGGTTTTTGCTGATGGGAATAAGCGGACTGCTTACATCTCTGGTTGTGTGTTTTTGATGAGTTTTCAACAGGAGAAGGGCGTTGAAGCTCCTGTGATTCCTTTGCTGGATGGGGATTTCGTATCTATTTTGCAGGATATCGCGGTTGGTGAGGAAAGCCTAGAGTTTCTGGAGGATTATCTGAGGTCTTTGGAGACGAGTATTGAAAGAAAGATTTAGACTTCTACTGGCTGTGCCTCCGGTTTTTTGATGTATCGGCGGTAGTATTTCTTCAACTTTCTTTTCAATCTGTGTTCTCTCATCTCTTCGGCTTCGCTTTCCTCTGCTAGCTTTTCAAGGCCTCTTCTACTCTTCTTAGCTATGCTTCCGAAAAGTTTGACATCTTTTTCCTTACTCATAATCTGTGATTGGCTTGCTAACCTTATTTTTGTGGGGGCTTTCCTAGGTGACGGAAAGGGTTTTAACCCGTCAGTGTATTAGTTTGTAATACTTGATAAGCGATGAAAGCAATTGTACTAGCCGGCGGACACGCCACAAGACTCTGGCCGATAACCAAAAACCGTGCTAAACCACTCCTACCTATCGGGAAAAAACCAATAATAGACTACATAATTGAAGATTTAGACGACTTAGACGAAGTATTGATTTCTACAAACGCTAAGTTCTCCACAGACTTTGAAGACTACGCAGAAGAATACGGAAGAGACAATGTAAGAGTAGTTGTCGAAGACCAAGACTCAGAGGCAGATAAACCTGGTACAATCGGGGCCATACTGAAGATACTCGAACAGGAAAGCATTGACGACGACCTGCTGATCATAGGAGGCGACAACATCTACAGCTTCGACATATCCAAATTCATCGATTACGCAGAAGAAAGAGGACCTGCAAACGTAGTCTACGACGTCAAAGACTTCGAACTAGCCTCCAGCTTCGGAATAGTAGACACAGACAAGGACAGAATCGTCGGATTCGAAGAAAAACCAGAAGAACCACCAAGCACCTTGGCATCAACCGCCTGCTACTACTTCCCAAAAGACCACATCAACCTATTCCAAGAATACGACAAACACTTCCAAGAAACAAGCATACCCAAGGAAAAGTACCTCGACGAACCCGGAAGACTCATCGAATGGGCACACAACCAAGTCGACATGTACGCATACAGCTTCGACGGACACTGGTTCGACGTAGGAACACGGCAAGGCTACCTAGAAGCAACCGCAGAAATAGTCGAAGGAAACCAGATTGAAGGAGAAACCACAGGATGCGACTTGGGAGAAAACGTAGTAATAATGGAAGATGCAGAACTAGAAAACGTCAAACTAAGAAACACAATAGTCTTCCCCAACACAAACATCGTGGATTCAGAAATCAGAAACAGCCTGATAGACGAAAACTGCGAAATCCAAGACACCGACCTAAACGACGCAGTAATAGGAGAACACACCAAACTCTAAATCTTTTTCTTTCCTAATTTTATCCTCTCTAGGCTCAAAAGCTACAATTATTAGAGGTCAAGTATATTTCGAGCTTTTCTTCCGCAACCTGCATCATTTCTTCTTGTTGACTCATAGTGTAATTCCCTCTGAAGTCACATTTGTGTGGAAGCTATAGCCTCTTTCTTCCTTAGATCTAAACTCATTTTCCTCGTAAATCCGAGGAGAGAACATCAAGTCCCTTTCAGCCATATACCGTTCTACTATATCAAAGACTTTTTCTTCATCTTCTCTCTGCTCTTCATTAACCAAAATAACTACATCTATATCACTTCCTGGAGTATAATCATCACGGGCATAACTCCCATACAGAATAATTTCCTCTACCTTATCGCCCAAGACATCTCTAACATCATCAGCAAAATCCTGTATATCCTCCTCAGAAGCAAGCTTCATACAAACAATAACCAACGACTGAAAAATATAAGGTTGACCCAAAACATAGCCCCCCTTTTATTCAAAGTATTCACTCATTCTCAACTTCACTACTCAATCCCTGCACACCGTAACTCTCAGTGTTAACCCTGATCTGATCCAAATCAGCATTACTTGGGTCAACAAAGTTTAAGGCACCGGTTCCACTAGGAGTCGACAAACGCATAAAGCTTCTATCAACATCCTGAAGATCGAACACAGGAACCTCAATACTGCCAGAAGGAGTATTCAGCTTGGTAGCTCCAAGAGGGGTAGAGATATTAGGATGAATATTATCATGGAACCACCACTCATTGACACTCCCGTTCCGTGGCTGTTCAACAACCTCCCGAGTCTTCAATTCATATCGTGTAGCGTTTGGAAGACCAGTAATTGTAGCTTTTTCCGAATCAGAAGAGATAGTTTGATCGTCAGTCCAACTGGAAGCACCTGTCTGCCTGTAAAAAATCTCATATTGATCCTCAAACGAAGCATTATCCGTCCAACCAAGCTCTAATTCCCCGCTACCTGTAGCTCGAGAAACCAAGTTAGTAGGAGCAGCAGGCTTAGTGTACTCATGGAGAATATCCGAGATAACCACTCTATCAAATCCATGGAAATCTGCTCCACCAAGACCACCACGACCACCTAGTCTAATTCTATTATCGGTAGAAAGGTAAGAATTAGGGACTAAAGCGCTTACTTCAACCCATCCTTGCTTGTTGTACTCATGGCCATGTGCAACTATTTCTTGCCAGGAAGAGCCATCATACCAGTCTATAACAGTCCACTCAGTTGAATTATCCATTGAACCTGTCGCCATCACACACTTAACGATAACATCCGATTCACCTGAAAGATCACCGAGATTCTTCTGAATCAAGTTACCGTCATTATCGATATCCTGTGTCAAATCAACCCAGTAAGTACCTTGATCAGCACCACTTATACCAAGATCTCCATTTCCACTATCACTTCTTACATTCGCTCCAGTAGTAGAATCCCAATTACTCAGGTCTCCAGATTCAAAATCATCCTCAAAATAGACATTACCATTATTACCGTAGTCGAAGTGAACATTCTCAGACCCAGAGCTACCATTCCAGTATCGGATCTTAAACTGGTAACGAGCATCTTCATTCAAGGTTTCGCCCGACATATCTGCCTCTAATGTAGTATTTGTATCTATTGTAAGAGTCTGTGTGTCACCTTTACTTGTTACATCCGTCCCCCAGAAACGCTGCCAGTTCCCGTATCCAGAACCAGTATCCTCGCGAAGAACTAAAGTAGTACTTATGCTACCTAAGCTCGCTTGATCAGTTTTATTAGTCCATTTAAATTCAAATGTATTAGCATCAGGTCTTGATACTGACGGCTTATGCGGTGGAATAGGTTCTGTGTAGACCGTCGAGGAGTATGTCCACGAAGAGTTTCCCGCACTGTTTTG from Candidatus Nanohalobium constans includes these protein-coding regions:
- a CDS encoding nucleotidyltransferase family protein, which gives rise to MKAIVLAGGHATRLWPITKNRAKPLLPIGKKPIIDYIIEDLDDLDEVLISTNAKFSTDFEDYAEEYGRDNVRVVVEDQDSEADKPGTIGAILKILEQESIDDDLLIIGGDNIYSFDISKFIDYAEERGPANVVYDVKDFELASSFGIVDTDKDRIVGFEEKPEEPPSTLASTACYYFPKDHINLFQEYDKHFQETSIPKEKYLDEPGRLIEWAHNQVDMYAYSFDGHWFDVGTRQGYLEATAEIVEGNQIEGETTGCDLGENVVIMEDAELENVKLRNTIVFPNTNIVDSEIRNSLIDENCEIQDTDLNDAVIGEHTKL
- a CDS encoding nucleotidyltransferase domain-containing protein, with translation MKLASEEDIQDFADDVRDVLGDKVEEIILYGSYARDDYTPGSDIDVVILVNEEQREDEEKVFDIVERYMAERDLMFSPRIYEENEFRSKEERGYSFHTNVTSEGITL
- a CDS encoding fibronectin type III domain-containing protein; protein product: MALSNVLDDFEDNDLAEWNNVSGLNTDSTSYSGSYSAHGDHGTNYDNYLMAERGFGEEISKFRIYYKETSNSHGAAYQLFDSSGNRVCGFGTTNPGWTYTDGSSGVDAYSSSNYNDWHEVTLTFDYSAGTYDIRWENLSTGTVKNYTANLDTNNPVTSIEIVNVNQPEDIADQTMDQNTCCGAAYDHWTDYIQYEPRVSAPSQPQNVSVTVDANDQITVHWDEPDDWGGERGDYNVDINRDGMGYTNPRGAPNLINDDGSTSYSQAYTPSSDEPYDRVVGIDSSFKFRIRAQNSAGNSSWTYSSTVYTEPIPPHKPSVSRPDANTFEFKWTNKTDQASLGSISTTLVLREDTGSGYGNWQRFWGTDVTSKGDTQTLTIDTNTTLEADMSGETLNEDARYQFKIRYWNGSSGSENVHFDYGNNGNVYFEDDFESGDLSNWDSTTGANVRSDSGNGDLGISGADQGTYWVDLTQDIDNDGNLIQKNLGDLSGESDVIVKCVMATGSMDNSTEWTVIDWYDGSSWQEIVAHGHEYNKQGWVEVSALVPNSYLSTDNRIRLGGRGGLGGADFHGFDRVVISDILHEYTKPAAPTNLVSRATGSGELELGWTDNASFEDQYEIFYRQTGASSWTDDQTISSDSEKATITGLPNATRYELKTREVVEQPRNGSVNEWWFHDNIHPNISTPLGATKLNTPSGSIEVPVFDLQDVDRSFMRLSTPSGTGALNFVDPSNADLDQIRVNTESYGVQGLSSEVENE